A region of Anopheles merus strain MAF chromosome 2R, AmerM5.1, whole genome shotgun sequence DNA encodes the following proteins:
- the LOC121588742 gene encoding neuroligin-3 isoform X2 yields MKALGRRADGRQHDRQLAVVFLLLTLWLTGAGRMVPTGVAGTGPGPAASLNNITYSNSLVKTKYGPLRGIVFRTVPVVVEGFLGVPYASPPIGSLRYMPPVTPSTWKAPRLVDRFAPVCPQKLPKLDGTDAGVLGDLPIDRLKQLRRLVPTLVNQSEDCLYLNLYVPHADTAHRPDHLKPSIVYIHGESYEWNSGNHYDGSTLAMNGNVIVVTINFRLGVLGFLKTGAKGSAQGNFGLMDLVAGLHWLRENLVAFGGDPAKITLMGHGTGAALANILAVSPVAGDLIHRVVLLSGSALSPWAIQRDPLSVKRKVAQQTSCTGDVVNEDLAPCLRTKSLAELMNISLSSPRFLPGFAPFVDGTVITPAKAAVINNLKIPTDSAIASTSGIEFSNFHKQDVLFGLTTYESYLELTAADLEFGFNETKRDRILRTFVRNTYRYHLNEIYSALKNEYTNWERSPRSAYGYRDAVLELLSDGLTAAPLVQLSHLHSLQGGRSYFLHFKHQSHEWKFPQRTGSVRGEDVPFALGFSPSPMFPLTLTRLDMQVSSTVMRYLCNFVKTGNPNGLRTPRMDVFVNSNNKRSWNPAKKPHNETLMRQLVSSFRQQDPPPQPRNPLPGMPAQPLLTPEQALMQQQLQQYYRKEQQSARQPKHSRRKRTRFSNDLQRYGSSEGAAYGSSEEAGTLGGSNGNGGRGGDDEDEEEEEEENGDRRDGGESGGRSETEPSYYSVDSDYVYSGFTTIKYNLPFWGHYDTTNQVFMEIGSQVVPKSHYRGHKLSLWLSLIPQLHSSFNIPELSMRHHHFSEENPMFYDGLVREQIIEPPLMHIGFVTSTTSKMHKTETIASTILQSISTECPPNITFIQTASASWPLHNSALPTQHSDSNRSLINRLTNSYHRSYSTALAITIGVGCFLLFLNVLIFVAIYYQREKRESNSRMKINLLELESRLNVVESSSGAVAAAAAAAAAASGEVKEETSFSVAPPPHQEDDGPAPHTKGAPLRVASSASSTTATSAKAAPGGGSGPNSIQTIELSLTPHYHGHGHATSMRRSSTSAIKHSHKCELQQQQQQQQQHLYHHHQSSCSSNRTVSPKKVSIVSPNPSDDQSSSGSASSLGTDQAPPPVHTRDTRSYSVVSLPKELCNQSTQYDLAEVSHLLVGTGNPAPRPTMASTATMTRRRDLREDFRSTPAIGGSTRSLATAKEYTHRDGSELHVPGGSGSATAGILRPPSLHQLHHQHQHLHHLHQSQQSQQPTDGPASSTSKKRVQIQEISV; encoded by the exons ATGAAGGCACTCGGGAGACGCGCGGACGGACGGCAACACGATCGGCAACTGGCTGTAGTCTTCCTGCTACTCACGCTATGGCTTACCGGGGCGGGCAGAATGGTGCCGACGGGCGTGGCCGGAACTGGCCCCGGGCCTGCCGCCTCACTCAACAACATCACCTATAGCAACAGCTTGGTCAAGACGAAGTATGGACCACTGCGCGGCATCGTCTTCCGGACGGTGCCGGTGGTCGTCGAGGGCTTCCTGGGTGTACCGTACGCGTCACCTCCAATCGGCAGTCTCAG GTACATGCCACCAGTAACGCCGTCTACGTGGAAGGCACCACGGTTGGTCGATCGGTTTGCGCCCGTCTGCCCGCAGAAGCTGCCCAAGCTGGACGGCACCGATGCGGGCGTGCTGGGAGATCTGCCGATCGATCGACTGAAGCAGCTCCGGCGGCTGGTACCGACGCTGGTCAACCAGTCGGAGGACTGCCTGTATCTTAATCTGTACGTGCCACACGCAG ATACAGCACATCGGCCAGATCACCTCAAACCATCAATTGTATATATCCATGGCGAGTCCTACGAGTGGAACTCTGGCAACCATTACGATGGTTCAACGCTTGCAATGAACGGGAATGTTATCGTAGTTACAATAAATTTTAGGCTAGGAGTTTTAG GTTTTTTGAAAACTGGTGCTAAGGGAAGTGCTCAGGGCAACTTCGGACTGATGGATCTCGTGGCCGGGCTGCACTGGTTGCGCGAGAATCTGGTCGCTTTCGGGGGCGACCCGGCAAAGATTACGCTGATGGGGCACGGGACCGGTGCGGCTCTCGCCAACATCCTCGCCGTCTCGCCGGTAGCAGGAg aTCTGATTCACCGCGTGGTGCTGCTGAGCGGGTCCGCCCTTTCACCGTGGGCGATCCAGCGGGATCCGCTGTCCGTGAAGCGCAAAGTTGCTCAACAGACCTCATGCACGGGCGACGTAGTGAACGAAGATTTGGCCCCCTGTTTGCGGACCAAATCACTTGCGGAGCTTATGAATATATCGTTGAGTAGTCCTAG ATTTTTGCCAGGATTTGCACCGTTTGTCGACGGAACCGTCATAACACCGGCCAAAGCGGCCGTTATTAATAATCTTAAAATACCGACCGACTCCGCCATCGCCAG TACTAGCGGCATCGAGTTCAGCAACTTCCACAAGCAGGACGTCCTGTTCGGGCTGACGACGTACGAGTCCTACCTCGAGCTGACGGCGGCAGATCTCGAGTTCGGTTTCAACGAAACCAAGCGCGACCGCATCCTGCGCACCTTCGTACGCAACACCTACCGGTATCATCTGAACGAGATCTACTCGGCACTGAAG AACGAATACACCAACTGGGAACGGTCGCCGAGAAGCGCCTACGGATACCGGGACGCAGTGTTGGAGCTGCTAAGCGACGGGCTGACGGCGGCACCGCTCGTGCAGCTAAGCCACCTGCACAGTCTCCAGGGTGGACGGTCGTACTTTCTGCACTTTAAGCACCAGTCGCACGAGTGGAAGTTTCCCCAG CGAACTGGGTCCGTTCGAGGCGAGGATGTGCCTTTTGCATTAGGATTCTCACCATCACCGATGTTCCCACTCACCCTCACCCGGCTGGACATGCAGGTCAGCAGTACCGTGATGCGCTATTTGTGTAATTTTGTAAAAACAGG AAACCCGAACGGGCTTCGCACACCACGGATGGATGTGTTCGTGAACAGTAACAATAAGCGTAGCTGGAATCCGGCAAAGAAACCACACAACGAGACGCTCATGCGTCAGCTGGTGTCATCCTTTCGCCAGCAGGATCCACCGCCCCAACCGCGAAACCCACTTCCGGGCATGCCGGCCCAACCGTTGCTAACGCCCGAGCAGGCgttgatgcagcagcagctccagcagtACTACCGCAAGGAGCAACAGAGCGCCCGCCAGCCGAAGCATTCGCGCCGGAAGCGAACGAGATTTTCAAACGATCTGCAGCGGTACGGCTCGAGCGAAGGGGCCGCGTACGGTTCGAGCGAGGAGGCTGGGACGCTGGGCGGTTCGAACGGCAACGGTGGTCGGGGTGGCGATgatgaggacgaggaggaggaggaggaggagaatggTGATAGACGGGACGGGGGCGAGTCGGGTGGTCGTAGTGAGACGGAGCCGAGCTACTACAGCGTGGACAGCGACTACGTGTACAGCGGGTTTACGACCATCAAGTACAATCTACCGTTTTGGGGACACTATGACACCACCAATCAGGTTTTCATGGAAATAG GGAGCCAGGTTGTACCGAAGAGTCACTACCGAGGGCACAAACTTTCCCTCTGGCTAAGCTTGATACCACAGCTGCACTCTTCCTTCAACATACCCGAACTGTCGATGCGACATCATCACTTTAGCGAGGAAAATCCCATGTTCTACGACG GTCTTGTGCGGGAGCAAATCATAGAGCCGCCGCTGATGCACATTGGCTTTGTAACATCGACCACCTCCAAAATGCACAAAACGGAAACGATCGCCTCCACCATACTGCAATCCATTTCAACGG AGTGTCCTCCCAACATCACCTTCATCCAGACGGCATCCGCTTCCTGGCCGCTGCACAATTCAGCGCTTCCCACCCAGCACAGTGACTCCAACCGCAGCCTGATCAACCGACTGACGAACAGCTACCATCGCAGCTACTCGACCGCGCTGGCCATCACGATCGGCGTTGGGTGCTTTCTGCTCTTCCTCAACGTGCTGATCTTTGTCGCGATCTACTATCAGCGGGAAAAGCGCGAAAGCAACTCCCGCATGAAGATCAACCTGCTCGAGCTGGAATCGCGCCTGAACGTGGTCGAGTCGTCTTCGGGCGCGGTCgcggcagcagcggccgctgccgccgccgcttcCGGCGAGGTGAAGGAGGAAACGTCCTTCAGTGTTGCACCGCCACCTCACCAGGAGGACGATGGACCGGCGCCCCACACGAAGGGTGCCCCGTTACGGGTGGCTTCGAGCGCCTCCAGCACCACTGCCACTAGCGCGAAGGCAGCACCCGGCGGTGGCAGTGGCCCGAACAGCATACAGACAATCGAACTATCGCTGACACCGCACTATCACGGGCACGGTCACGCTACTTCCATGCGGCGCAGCAGTACCTCCGCCATTAAGCACTCGCACAAATGCgaacttcagcagcagcagcagcagcagcagcaacatctcTACCATCACCATCAATCGTCCTGCAGCAGCAATCGTACGGTTTCACCGAAGAAAGTGTCCATCGTGTCGCCGAACCCATCGGACGATCAATCCTCCTCCGGATCGGCCTCCTCGCTCGGCACGGATCAGGCACCGCCACCGGTTCATACGCGCGACACCCGCAGCTACTCCGTCGTCAGTCTGCCCAAGGAGCTGTGCAATCAGTCCACCCAGTACGATCTAGCCGAAGTGTCGCATCTGCTCGTTGGCACGGGCAATCCGGCACCCCGACCAACGATGGCCAGCACCGCGACCATGACACGGAGGCGCGATCTACGCGAAGACTTTCGCTCCACCCCAGCCATCGGTGGCAGCACGCGATCGTTGGCAACGGCCAAGGAGTACACACATCGTGATGGGTCCGAGCTGCACGTACCAGGTGGCAGTGGCAGTGCTACGGCAGGGATATTACGGCCTCCCTCACTGCATCAGCTgcaccatcagcatcagcatctGCATCATCTCCATCAATCGCAGCAATCGCAGCAACCAACCGATGGGCCCGCCAGCTCCACCAGCAAAAAGCGAGTGCAGATACAGGAAATTTCTGTATAG
- the LOC121588742 gene encoding neuroligin-3 isoform X1 translates to MKALGRRADGRQHDRQLAVVFLLLTLWLTGAGRMVPTGVAGTGPGPAASLNNITYSNSLVKTKYGPLRGIVFRTVPVVVEGFLGVPYASPPIGSLRYMPPVTPSTWKAPRLVDRFAPVCPQKLPKLDGTDAGVLGDLPIDRLKQLRRLVPTLVNQSEDCLYLNLYVPHAEDTAHRPDHLKPSIVYIHGESYEWNSGNHYDGSTLAMNGNVIVVTINFRLGVLGFLKTGAKGSAQGNFGLMDLVAGLHWLRENLVAFGGDPAKITLMGHGTGAALANILAVSPVAGDLIHRVVLLSGSALSPWAIQRDPLSVKRKVAQQTSCTGDVVNEDLAPCLRTKSLAELMNISLSSPRFLPGFAPFVDGTVITPAKAAVINNLKIPTDSAIASTSGIEFSNFHKQDVLFGLTTYESYLELTAADLEFGFNETKRDRILRTFVRNTYRYHLNEIYSALKNEYTNWERSPRSAYGYRDAVLELLSDGLTAAPLVQLSHLHSLQGGRSYFLHFKHQSHEWKFPQRTGSVRGEDVPFALGFSPSPMFPLTLTRLDMQVSSTVMRYLCNFVKTGNPNGLRTPRMDVFVNSNNKRSWNPAKKPHNETLMRQLVSSFRQQDPPPQPRNPLPGMPAQPLLTPEQALMQQQLQQYYRKEQQSARQPKHSRRKRTRFSNDLQRYGSSEGAAYGSSEEAGTLGGSNGNGGRGGDDEDEEEEEEENGDRRDGGESGGRSETEPSYYSVDSDYVYSGFTTIKYNLPFWGHYDTTNQVFMEIGSQVVPKSHYRGHKLSLWLSLIPQLHSSFNIPELSMRHHHFSEENPMFYDGLVREQIIEPPLMHIGFVTSTTSKMHKTETIASTILQSISTECPPNITFIQTASASWPLHNSALPTQHSDSNRSLINRLTNSYHRSYSTALAITIGVGCFLLFLNVLIFVAIYYQREKRESNSRMKINLLELESRLNVVESSSGAVAAAAAAAAAASGEVKEETSFSVAPPPHQEDDGPAPHTKGAPLRVASSASSTTATSAKAAPGGGSGPNSIQTIELSLTPHYHGHGHATSMRRSSTSAIKHSHKCELQQQQQQQQQHLYHHHQSSCSSNRTVSPKKVSIVSPNPSDDQSSSGSASSLGTDQAPPPVHTRDTRSYSVVSLPKELCNQSTQYDLAEVSHLLVGTGNPAPRPTMASTATMTRRRDLREDFRSTPAIGGSTRSLATAKEYTHRDGSELHVPGGSGSATAGILRPPSLHQLHHQHQHLHHLHQSQQSQQPTDGPASSTSKKRVQIQEISV, encoded by the exons ATGAAGGCACTCGGGAGACGCGCGGACGGACGGCAACACGATCGGCAACTGGCTGTAGTCTTCCTGCTACTCACGCTATGGCTTACCGGGGCGGGCAGAATGGTGCCGACGGGCGTGGCCGGAACTGGCCCCGGGCCTGCCGCCTCACTCAACAACATCACCTATAGCAACAGCTTGGTCAAGACGAAGTATGGACCACTGCGCGGCATCGTCTTCCGGACGGTGCCGGTGGTCGTCGAGGGCTTCCTGGGTGTACCGTACGCGTCACCTCCAATCGGCAGTCTCAG GTACATGCCACCAGTAACGCCGTCTACGTGGAAGGCACCACGGTTGGTCGATCGGTTTGCGCCCGTCTGCCCGCAGAAGCTGCCCAAGCTGGACGGCACCGATGCGGGCGTGCTGGGAGATCTGCCGATCGATCGACTGAAGCAGCTCCGGCGGCTGGTACCGACGCTGGTCAACCAGTCGGAGGACTGCCTGTATCTTAATCTGTACGTGCCACACGCAG AAGATACAGCACATCGGCCAGATCACCTCAAACCATCAATTGTATATATCCATGGCGAGTCCTACGAGTGGAACTCTGGCAACCATTACGATGGTTCAACGCTTGCAATGAACGGGAATGTTATCGTAGTTACAATAAATTTTAGGCTAGGAGTTTTAG GTTTTTTGAAAACTGGTGCTAAGGGAAGTGCTCAGGGCAACTTCGGACTGATGGATCTCGTGGCCGGGCTGCACTGGTTGCGCGAGAATCTGGTCGCTTTCGGGGGCGACCCGGCAAAGATTACGCTGATGGGGCACGGGACCGGTGCGGCTCTCGCCAACATCCTCGCCGTCTCGCCGGTAGCAGGAg aTCTGATTCACCGCGTGGTGCTGCTGAGCGGGTCCGCCCTTTCACCGTGGGCGATCCAGCGGGATCCGCTGTCCGTGAAGCGCAAAGTTGCTCAACAGACCTCATGCACGGGCGACGTAGTGAACGAAGATTTGGCCCCCTGTTTGCGGACCAAATCACTTGCGGAGCTTATGAATATATCGTTGAGTAGTCCTAG ATTTTTGCCAGGATTTGCACCGTTTGTCGACGGAACCGTCATAACACCGGCCAAAGCGGCCGTTATTAATAATCTTAAAATACCGACCGACTCCGCCATCGCCAG TACTAGCGGCATCGAGTTCAGCAACTTCCACAAGCAGGACGTCCTGTTCGGGCTGACGACGTACGAGTCCTACCTCGAGCTGACGGCGGCAGATCTCGAGTTCGGTTTCAACGAAACCAAGCGCGACCGCATCCTGCGCACCTTCGTACGCAACACCTACCGGTATCATCTGAACGAGATCTACTCGGCACTGAAG AACGAATACACCAACTGGGAACGGTCGCCGAGAAGCGCCTACGGATACCGGGACGCAGTGTTGGAGCTGCTAAGCGACGGGCTGACGGCGGCACCGCTCGTGCAGCTAAGCCACCTGCACAGTCTCCAGGGTGGACGGTCGTACTTTCTGCACTTTAAGCACCAGTCGCACGAGTGGAAGTTTCCCCAG CGAACTGGGTCCGTTCGAGGCGAGGATGTGCCTTTTGCATTAGGATTCTCACCATCACCGATGTTCCCACTCACCCTCACCCGGCTGGACATGCAGGTCAGCAGTACCGTGATGCGCTATTTGTGTAATTTTGTAAAAACAGG AAACCCGAACGGGCTTCGCACACCACGGATGGATGTGTTCGTGAACAGTAACAATAAGCGTAGCTGGAATCCGGCAAAGAAACCACACAACGAGACGCTCATGCGTCAGCTGGTGTCATCCTTTCGCCAGCAGGATCCACCGCCCCAACCGCGAAACCCACTTCCGGGCATGCCGGCCCAACCGTTGCTAACGCCCGAGCAGGCgttgatgcagcagcagctccagcagtACTACCGCAAGGAGCAACAGAGCGCCCGCCAGCCGAAGCATTCGCGCCGGAAGCGAACGAGATTTTCAAACGATCTGCAGCGGTACGGCTCGAGCGAAGGGGCCGCGTACGGTTCGAGCGAGGAGGCTGGGACGCTGGGCGGTTCGAACGGCAACGGTGGTCGGGGTGGCGATgatgaggacgaggaggaggaggaggaggagaatggTGATAGACGGGACGGGGGCGAGTCGGGTGGTCGTAGTGAGACGGAGCCGAGCTACTACAGCGTGGACAGCGACTACGTGTACAGCGGGTTTACGACCATCAAGTACAATCTACCGTTTTGGGGACACTATGACACCACCAATCAGGTTTTCATGGAAATAG GGAGCCAGGTTGTACCGAAGAGTCACTACCGAGGGCACAAACTTTCCCTCTGGCTAAGCTTGATACCACAGCTGCACTCTTCCTTCAACATACCCGAACTGTCGATGCGACATCATCACTTTAGCGAGGAAAATCCCATGTTCTACGACG GTCTTGTGCGGGAGCAAATCATAGAGCCGCCGCTGATGCACATTGGCTTTGTAACATCGACCACCTCCAAAATGCACAAAACGGAAACGATCGCCTCCACCATACTGCAATCCATTTCAACGG AGTGTCCTCCCAACATCACCTTCATCCAGACGGCATCCGCTTCCTGGCCGCTGCACAATTCAGCGCTTCCCACCCAGCACAGTGACTCCAACCGCAGCCTGATCAACCGACTGACGAACAGCTACCATCGCAGCTACTCGACCGCGCTGGCCATCACGATCGGCGTTGGGTGCTTTCTGCTCTTCCTCAACGTGCTGATCTTTGTCGCGATCTACTATCAGCGGGAAAAGCGCGAAAGCAACTCCCGCATGAAGATCAACCTGCTCGAGCTGGAATCGCGCCTGAACGTGGTCGAGTCGTCTTCGGGCGCGGTCgcggcagcagcggccgctgccgccgccgcttcCGGCGAGGTGAAGGAGGAAACGTCCTTCAGTGTTGCACCGCCACCTCACCAGGAGGACGATGGACCGGCGCCCCACACGAAGGGTGCCCCGTTACGGGTGGCTTCGAGCGCCTCCAGCACCACTGCCACTAGCGCGAAGGCAGCACCCGGCGGTGGCAGTGGCCCGAACAGCATACAGACAATCGAACTATCGCTGACACCGCACTATCACGGGCACGGTCACGCTACTTCCATGCGGCGCAGCAGTACCTCCGCCATTAAGCACTCGCACAAATGCgaacttcagcagcagcagcagcagcagcagcaacatctcTACCATCACCATCAATCGTCCTGCAGCAGCAATCGTACGGTTTCACCGAAGAAAGTGTCCATCGTGTCGCCGAACCCATCGGACGATCAATCCTCCTCCGGATCGGCCTCCTCGCTCGGCACGGATCAGGCACCGCCACCGGTTCATACGCGCGACACCCGCAGCTACTCCGTCGTCAGTCTGCCCAAGGAGCTGTGCAATCAGTCCACCCAGTACGATCTAGCCGAAGTGTCGCATCTGCTCGTTGGCACGGGCAATCCGGCACCCCGACCAACGATGGCCAGCACCGCGACCATGACACGGAGGCGCGATCTACGCGAAGACTTTCGCTCCACCCCAGCCATCGGTGGCAGCACGCGATCGTTGGCAACGGCCAAGGAGTACACACATCGTGATGGGTCCGAGCTGCACGTACCAGGTGGCAGTGGCAGTGCTACGGCAGGGATATTACGGCCTCCCTCACTGCATCAGCTgcaccatcagcatcagcatctGCATCATCTCCATCAATCGCAGCAATCGCAGCAACCAACCGATGGGCCCGCCAGCTCCACCAGCAAAAAGCGAGTGCAGATACAGGAAATTTCTGTATAG